TTTATAGTTATGTCCTTGATATTAGCTGCTATTTATTTCGCTCCGCAATGGTTCAAAAAAAACGAACGCTTCAGATGGGTGGGTGATTTAGTGTTTTTATTTCCAGGATTGATCTTTTTGTTTTGAACAATTACGACCGTATTGCTTGGATCTACGATGTGCTAGCAAAGTTGATTTTCCGAGGTAATCTTCTAAAATCACAAACGCACTTTCTGTCAGATCTAAAACCCAATGATCGTATCCTTATTATTGGTGGCGGTACTGGAAAGGTACTTGAGGCATTAAGTCGTTTGGATATTCCTCTGGAGATAGATTTTATCGAACCTTCGTCCTCAATGATCGAAAAAGCTAGAAAACGCATCCTAGATTCTTCAAATTTGATAGTGAATTTCCAGCAAGTCACGCTAGAGTCCTTTACTCCACGGAGTAAATATGATTGGGTGTGTTGTTTTTACTTTCTTGATTTATTCAAGGAACACTCACTAAAAGAGCATTTATATCGCATCAAAACAATGATGAATGAAGGTGCCAATTTATTAGTAGCAGATTTTAACAATCGGGAATCTAATTGGTGGAAAAGGTTACTTTCTGCAATTATGCATTGGTTTTTTAAAATGACCACTCAACTAGAAAGTAATAAACTTAAAAATATAGATAGCCTATTGCTTGACTCAGGATTCCGAAAGGAAAAAGAAGCCCATTTCTTTTCACGATTTATTTTTAGTGCTATCTATCAAAAAGAAGTCTTTTAATTGGAAACCATTCTAAAAAGGAGATGTCTATAGAGTATTCAAATGCAGAAGTGAAAAACATTCAGTACGACATACACAACAAACTCATCCTTCAGTGCAAAGCGGGCGACCGTGTGGCACAGAATGAATTGTATAAGAGGTATGCGGGCGCGATGTATAATATCTGCAGAAGAATGATGAATGACGAAGATGAGGCTCGTGATTTACTTCAGGATGCGTTTGTTGAGGCTTTTATGAAAATTCATAGCCTCAAAGAGTTGAGCACATTCAGTGCATGGATCAAAAGAATAACGGTCAACAAATGCATTAACGCCATCAAGAAGAAACGGATATTTGCCATTTCAATTGATGAAAATGTGGATCCAGCCGATGAAGATGAATGGATTGATCAAGAGATTATTGGACATGAGGCACAGGCAATTATGAAAGCCTTGGAACAAATATCCGATGGATGCAGGACAGTATTCAATTTGTATTTGTTCGAAGGGTACGATCATAAAGAGATCAGTCAGATCATGGGTATTTCGGAATCAGCGTCAAAATCACAGTACAGCAAGGCCAAGCAGAAAATCCGCGACTTGCTGAAAACCAAAAAATTCCAAGGCTATGGAAACAAATGATTTAAAGAATTTTATAGATGTAAATCGTGATTCCTTTGAGGTTTACGATTATCCTCAAGAGGATTGGCAGGCGATTTCGGATAAACTTGAACAAGCTGAAAAAAGAGCCAAAAGCGTGGTGATTCCTCTTGTTTATGTTTGGAGAGCGGCGGCAGTTTTTCTAGTTGTGACTGGGGCTGCTTTTTATATGAGCTGGGTCAATTGGAAAAGTCAATCGCAGGAATTCATGATGAGCGCAGAATTGCAAGAGGCCGAGTATTATTATGGTGAGCTCATAGCCACTAAAGTCGCTCATATATCACAATTGGATCAAAATGCGGAACAAGAAGTCTTTCGAAATATGGAGGCCTTGGATGTAGCTTTCAATGAATTAAAAAGTGATTTGAAGGACAACGCAGACAATGAGGAGGTGATTCATGCGATGATTGATAATTACAAAATCAAATTGCAGATATTAGAACAAATCATCACCCAATTGGAGGAGCGTAAGGAACTATGAGACAACGCGCTACATATCGAATGTGGGGGAAGGTCATTCTAATTTTAATTGGAGTGATGGTGGCAGCGTATGTCTCACAAGCACAGTCTAGGACTTTGGTGAAGAATATTTCGCAAAGTTTTAAAGTGGAAAATACTGCAACTGTCGAATTAACTAACAAGTATGGCCAAGTGATATTAAATACCTGGGACAAAGATTCAGTTCAAGTCAATGTAAAGATCACAGCCTATGGTAAAAACGATGAAGCGCTAACCAAAAGTATGGAAAGAGTGGATGTGGATTTCACCAATTTCGGAGATGTCTTAACCATTGAGACTTTATTCGATCGAAACTCCAGTGTATTCAAAGAGGTGATCAATAGTTTGGGGGATTACTCTAAAACATTAATTAGTAAAAATAAAATCAGTGTTGATTACGAATTGAGTATTCCACATAAGGCTTCCGTGACTTTGGACAATAAATACGGAGACGTATACATGGAAAGCCTCAGTCAGGAATCTAATATTAGTGTGGCTCATGGAGATTTCAAAGCAGACGAATTAGCTGGCACCTGCAAGTTGAATTTGAGTTTTTGTAAGGCTCGGATAAAAAAATTGGATAAGGCATTTTTGGAATTGAAAGGAGCTGAATTGGATTTAAGAGAGGGAGGTGATATTGTTCTCACCAGCAGTTCTTCTACTTTTAACGTAAAGACGGTTCAAAGCTTGAAAGTAGATTCTAGGAATGATAAAATCCATATGGCAAAAGCAACAGCGGTCAGGGGTTACTCCAGTTTTTCAAACATACTCATAGATAGTATGCTAGACCGATTGGACATGGAATTGAACTATGGCGATTTGCTTGTGCACAGCATTAATAGCAACTTCAATCTGGTGAACCTGAAGAGTAAAACAGCCGATGTCAATATAAGCTTTGATATGGGGTCATATTTTTCAGCCACCCTTACAGGTCGTGAAGACCGGATGTTTTTGACATCCAATTTTATGGGAATGAACAAAACTCGAAGTGCCGACAATGACAAAGTCATTACATTGACTGGAGTTGTAGGCATGATAAAACCAAAACAAAGCCAAGTAACCATCGCAGGGGAATCAGGAGAAGTGACTGTTTATCTGGAAGAAACAGGAGGCATAACCAATAAAAACTAATCAAGGTCTATCTCAATGAAACAATTGTATTTAATGAAAGCGGTGTGTTTGTTCATGCTGCTAATATTTAGTTCAGTTCAATCTCATGCTCAGCAATACGATCGTTCTGCTGGCATTAGATTGGGAGGCAGCTCTGGTTTAACTTTCAAGAAGTTTATTGTAGATGAGCAGTCGATTGAGGCTATCATTAGCAATAGAAGAAGTGGTATTCAACTTACAGTGCTTCACCTGATACACCAACCCATGCATGTATCTTTCAACGAGAATTTTTATTTCTACTATGGAGTTGGGGGACATATAGGTTCTGAAGAGCATGGAGGGATTGATAAGGAACTATCGAATGCGGACCCTACGGAATTCACATACAAAGAAAAGAACTACCTGACGATGGGAATAGATGGTATGATTGGCATAGAATATCGCATGTTGAGTGTTCCGATCACGTTGAGTCTGGACATGAAGCCCTATCTTAATTATATAGACATGCGCAAAATCAAGGCTGACTTTTGGGATGCTTCCATAGCCATCAAATATGTATTTTAATCTTAGCGTCATGAAACAGTTAAAACTTCTATTTGTACTTGTTGGATGTCTTATGACTTCTTTGAGTTGGGCCCAGCAGTTTACTGACAAGCCAAGTAACAATGAGGTTAAATCCATTATTGGTAGAGATAAGGAAATTACAGGATTTGGAAATATTGATTTCAGAGTGGGAGAAGTAGTGGATCAGCAAGCCTTGATAGTAGGCGCTTATGGCGGAGTATTGATCAACAAATATTTTATGTTAGGAGTAGCTGGTTATGGCATTACCACGGAGTCAAAGTTCGATGGCTTTAATCCAGAAACTTCTGCACCAAGAGAATT
The sequence above is drawn from the Reichenbachiella sp. genome and encodes:
- a CDS encoding class I SAM-dependent methyltransferase, producing the protein MNNYDRIAWIYDVLAKLIFRGNLLKSQTHFLSDLKPNDRILIIGGGTGKVLEALSRLDIPLEIDFIEPSSSMIEKARKRILDSSNLIVNFQQVTLESFTPRSKYDWVCCFYFLDLFKEHSLKEHLYRIKTMMNEGANLLVADFNNRESNWWKRLLSAIMHWFFKMTTQLESNKLKNIDSLLLDSGFRKEKEAHFFSRFIFSAIYQKEVF
- a CDS encoding RNA polymerase sigma factor, with the protein product MSIEYSNAEVKNIQYDIHNKLILQCKAGDRVAQNELYKRYAGAMYNICRRMMNDEDEARDLLQDAFVEAFMKIHSLKELSTFSAWIKRITVNKCINAIKKKRIFAISIDENVDPADEDEWIDQEIIGHEAQAIMKALEQISDGCRTVFNLYLFEGYDHKEISQIMGISESASKSQYSKAKQKIRDLLKTKKFQGYGNK